One stretch of Paenibacillus sp. FSL R5-0341 DNA includes these proteins:
- a CDS encoding EAL domain-containing protein, which yields MKVNLQDQRKIGWVAVCGLLCFLASQWFRSSSSSDLIISGYPVLTLLGGFAAAAACIGIYNQSWLFRTQKLTLRRVLLTTLFLLIGLFELVHIVSFAEEIPNGAMMESEFSLMMSTMGSMVCSVGLLLVYTINEKEIALPRKFLLFSGTLGTFVILYTLAIQEWSMLPNMLEGEVLGGIFTRVHFMVGLLYGIIAVILFVQWKKTKDGDLPSILCGILCFFFGECYFVSATGVNDLNLLLGLLSNCMAYFFIQKGLYTSVVDTPFLQQQVAEAKMNYIAHHEDVTGLPNRRRLSQRLKMMMDDAVVEEQLVGVLVLNINRFKTINDSLGQQAANRVLRQVGQRLKHSSLPGEEVFGLGRDEFALTMTDFSTTDTALRRTRSILQLFEKPVLVDGNEYHLTLGIGMAIFPHDGESPQEIIQNADTALHNAKEQGMELNRYAHAMQMKAQERLQLENDLRKALDRGQFYLVYQPQVNLQSGLIVGMEALVRWQHPQRGSVSPAEFIPLAEESGLIVPLGEWVLREACAQNKQWQEAGYRKLCVSVNLSMRQFRHSHLLDNINGILKETGLEPVWLELEITESMTFDKDRAFEQLRKIKEIGVHISIDDFGTGYSSLHYLKDLPIDRLKIDRSFVNEVMEDSNNAAIVSTITSMAHHLHLKVTAEGVENEDQMVFLRNQHCHEAQGYFFSKPIEAADFEKRFLRDVDKPTG from the coding sequence ATGAAGGTTAATCTGCAAGATCAGAGAAAAATAGGTTGGGTCGCTGTATGCGGCTTATTGTGTTTCCTCGCAAGTCAATGGTTTCGTTCTTCTTCAAGCTCTGATCTGATCATATCGGGTTACCCTGTTTTGACACTCTTGGGTGGATTCGCTGCGGCGGCGGCTTGTATCGGCATTTATAATCAAAGCTGGTTGTTTCGGACACAGAAGCTCACCCTGCGGAGGGTGTTGTTGACAACACTCTTTTTATTGATTGGTCTGTTTGAACTGGTTCATATCGTTTCATTTGCAGAAGAGATTCCGAACGGAGCGATGATGGAATCGGAATTCTCCTTAATGATGTCAACCATGGGATCTATGGTATGTTCAGTAGGTTTACTGCTTGTGTATACCATAAATGAGAAGGAAATTGCGTTACCGCGCAAATTCTTACTGTTCAGTGGGACATTGGGTACCTTTGTTATTTTATACACATTGGCTATTCAGGAATGGAGCATGTTGCCGAATATGCTTGAGGGTGAAGTGCTTGGTGGGATTTTCACCCGGGTTCATTTTATGGTCGGATTGCTGTATGGCATTATTGCCGTAATTTTGTTTGTACAATGGAAAAAAACCAAGGATGGTGACTTGCCGTCCATTCTATGCGGCATTCTGTGTTTCTTCTTTGGGGAATGTTATTTTGTTTCCGCCACAGGGGTGAACGATCTCAATCTGCTGCTCGGATTGCTGAGTAACTGTATGGCATATTTTTTCATCCAAAAAGGGTTGTACACGTCCGTTGTGGATACGCCCTTCCTGCAACAGCAGGTTGCTGAAGCCAAGATGAATTACATTGCCCATCATGAGGATGTGACGGGGCTTCCAAACCGTCGTCGCCTTTCGCAGCGGTTGAAAATGATGATGGATGATGCCGTGGTGGAGGAACAGCTTGTCGGGGTGCTCGTCCTGAATATTAATCGGTTCAAGACCATTAATGATTCGCTTGGACAGCAAGCAGCTAACCGGGTTCTGCGCCAGGTAGGTCAACGTCTGAAACATTCGTCACTTCCAGGAGAAGAAGTATTCGGCCTGGGAAGAGATGAGTTTGCATTGACGATGACAGATTTCAGCACAACCGATACAGCGTTGCGGAGAACAAGATCCATTTTGCAACTCTTCGAGAAGCCAGTCCTGGTTGATGGTAATGAGTATCATCTTACACTTGGAATCGGGATGGCTATTTTCCCGCACGATGGCGAGTCACCGCAGGAGATTATTCAGAATGCAGATACGGCTCTGCACAATGCCAAGGAACAGGGCATGGAATTGAACCGTTATGCTCATGCGATGCAGATGAAAGCACAGGAGCGTTTGCAGCTTGAGAATGATCTGCGCAAAGCGTTGGATCGAGGTCAATTCTACCTGGTCTACCAGCCGCAGGTTAATCTGCAAAGTGGACTAATCGTCGGCATGGAAGCATTGGTGCGTTGGCAGCATCCGCAGCGAGGCTCGGTATCTCCGGCGGAATTTATTCCTCTGGCAGAAGAGAGTGGGTTAATTGTACCGCTTGGCGAATGGGTGCTTCGTGAAGCGTGTGCACAGAATAAGCAGTGGCAGGAAGCGGGTTATCGTAAACTGTGTGTTTCGGTGAATCTGTCCATGAGACAGTTCAGGCATTCGCATCTATTGGACAATATCAATGGCATTCTCAAGGAGACTGGGCTTGAGCCGGTATGGCTTGAACTGGAGATTACGGAGAGTATGACATTTGATAAAGACCGAGCATTTGAGCAGTTACGTAAAATCAAAGAGATTGGTGTGCATATCAGTATTGATGATTTTGGAACGGGATACAGCTCGTTGCATTATCTGAAGGATCTGCCGATTGACCGGCTCAAGATTGACCGTTCATTCGTTAACGAGGTCATGGAGGACAGCAATAATGCTGCGATCGTATCCACCATCACTTCAATGGCACATCATTTACATCTGAAAGTAACGGCTGAGGGCGTGGAGAACGAAGATCAGATGGTCTTTCTTCGTAATCAGCACTGTCACGAGGCTCAAGGGTATTTCTTCAGTAAACCAATTGAAGCCGCTGATTTCGAAAAGCGGTTTTTGAGAGATGTGGATAAACCCACAGGATAG